In one Brienomyrus brachyistius isolate T26 chromosome 5, BBRACH_0.4, whole genome shotgun sequence genomic region, the following are encoded:
- the unk gene encoding RING finger protein unkempt homolog isoform X4, which yields MRRRRPVRRRDGTFNYSPDIYCTKYDEGTGTCPDGDECPFLHRTAGDTERRYHLRYYKTGSCIHETDSKGHCSKNGPHCAFAHGSHDLRSPVYDIREVQMIEAQAGTGGMEGASGDGQSGLAASTALIEKILAEEPSWQDNNYVLSHYKTELCKKPPRLCRQGYACPYYHNSKDRRRSPHKLKYRALPCPAVKHSDEWGDPSKCESGESCQYCHTRTEQQFHPEIYKSTKCNDMQQSGTCPRGPFCAFAHLEHPSINEEIQQVFLNPSSPLPSGTMMEDTGQGSPGSPQGCIGGAPFAPPSGACIPEQGLRGRLLGEDSPSLDAPLTPWVGDGGYGRAPGFEREDQAKQKTISMEHRSRETTHIHSKQDLMVFLPVGSPLSMSSSVPSSLAATPPSPAPPGPSPGMNANALPFYPTSDTVESVVESALDDLDLNDFGMSALEKSLDSSTAAPIQGGSQLQSSAPVNIPGSFSSSAPFRSPSPSPPVRALTSPFLSAHLPQPGQSEGSFLGPSHSSLGLNGMSCSIWEHLPPAQGSPGTPPTLHPSGLCMEATRLKQEVEDANRVLKHWDHSWRQMAQSWAIMKADAEESRVLASRLTLEAERAQRGEEEAQRQASLLEEALESLQNAENPHLSLHQLQLLHRLPLEAVCSLQAQLCTCLHTVEQAVFRKQRLCCAICGELGSVTLPCQHGLLCEGCASSSECPACAEHQQALGLPS from the exons ATG CGCCGCCGCCGTCCGGTTCGGCGCAGAGACGGCACGTTCAACTACAGTCCGGACATCTACTGCACCAAATACGACGAGGGCACGGGAACCTGCCCCGATGGAGACGA ATGCCCTTTCTTGCACCGGACAGCTGGCGATACTGAGCGACGGTATCACCTCCGTTACTACAAAACAGGCTCCTGCATCCATGAGACTGACAGCAAGGGGCACTGCAGTAAAAACGGCCCCCACTGTGCCTTTGCCCACGGCTCCCACGACCTACGCAGTCCCGTCTACGACATCAG GGAGGTGCAGATGATCGAGGCGCAGGCCGGCACGGGAGGCATGGAGGGAGCCTCTGGGGATGGGCAGTCGGGACTGGCGGCCAGCACCGCCCTCATAGAGAAGATCCTGGCTGAGGAACCTAGCTGGCAAG ATAACAACTACGTGCTGTCGCATTACAAAACGGAGCTGTGCAAGAAGCCGCCTCGCCTCTGTCGCCAAGGTTACGCCTGTCCGTATTATCACAACAGCAAGGACCGTCGGCGCAGTCCGCACAAACTTAAGTACAG AGCGCTGCCGTGCCCTGCTGTGAAGCACAGTGATGAGTGGGGTGACCCCAGCAAGTGCGAGAGTGGAGAGAGCTGTCAGTACTGCCACACTCGCACTGAGCAGCAGTTCCACCCGGAG ATATATAAGTCGACTAAGTGTAACGACATGCAGCAGTCTGGCACCTGCCCTAGAGGCCCCTTCTGTGCCTTTGCACACTTGGAGC ATCCTAGCATTAATGAGGAAATCCAGCAGGTGTTCCTAAACCCCAGTTCCCCGCTGCCATCAGGGACCATGATGGAAGACACAGGCCAGGGGAGCCCTGGGAGTCCCCAAGGCTGCATTGGTGGCGCTCCTTTTGCCCCCCCTAGTGGTGCATGCATACCAGAGCAAGGCCTCCGAGGGAGGCTGCTTGGTGAGGACTCACCCAGCCTAGATGCCCCTCTGACTCCTTGGGTGGGAGATGGGGGATACGGACGGGCACCAGGCTTTGAGCGAGAGGACCAG gcaaaacagaaaaCTATCTCCATGGAGCATCGCAGCAGAGAGACAACGCACATTCACAGTAAGCAG GACCTGATGGTCTTCCTCCCAGTTGGCAGTCCTCTCAGCATGTCATCCAGCGTGCCCTCCAGCCTGGCTGCCACGCCCCCAAGCCCCGCCCCTCCTGGACCATCTCCTGGCATGAATGCTAATGCGCTACCTTTTTACCCCACCAGTGATACAGTAGAGTCTGTTGTTG AATCAGCTCTGGATGATCTTGACCTGAACGACTTTGGCATGTCCGCACTGGAGAAGAGCCTTGACAGCAGCACTGCAGCCCCCATACAGG GAGGAAGCCAACTACAGAGCTCTGCACCGGTCAACATTCCTGGCTCCTTCAGTAGCTCCGCCCCATTCCGCTCACCCTCACCCTCTCCACCAGTCAGAGCACTAACATCCCCCTTCCTTTCTGCTCACTTGCCGCAACCTGGTCAATCAGAAGGCAGCTTTCTGGGTCCATCACACAGCTCTCTTG GGCTAAATGGGATGAGTTGCAGTATCTGGGAGCACCTCCCTCCAGCACAGGGCTCCCCCGGCACACCCCCGACCCTGCATCCTTCCGGCCTGTGTATGGAGGCAACACGACTAAAACAGGAAGTAGAGGATGCAAACCGGGTGCTGAAGCACTGGGACCACAGCTGGAGGCAGATGGCCCAG TCCTGGGCAATTATGAAGGCAGATGCTGAGGAGTCCCGGGTTCTGGCGAGCCGGCTGACCCTGGAGGCGGAGCGGGCGCAGCGAGGGGAAGAGGAGGCCCAACGGCAGGCCAGTCTCTTGGAAGAGGCCCTGGAGAGTCTGCAGAATGCAGAAAACCCCCACCTGTCCCTGCATCAGCTGCAACTGTTGCACCGTCTGCCCCTTGAGGCTGTGTGCAGTCTCCAGGCACAACTCTGCACCTGCCTGCATACTGTGGAACAG GCAGTATTCAGGAAACAGCGGCTGTGCTGTGCAATTTGTGGTGAGCTGGGCTCAGTCACGTTACCTTGCCAACATGGGCTGCTGTGCGAGGGCTGTGCCAGCTCTAGCGAGTGCCCGGCTTGTGCAGAGCACCAGCAGGCGCTGGGTCTGCCTTCCTGA
- the unk gene encoding RING finger protein unkempt homolog isoform X6, protein METSSCIHETDSKGHCSKNGPHCAFAHGSHDLRSPVYDIREVQMIEAQAGTGGMEGASGDGQSGLAASTALIEKILAEEPSWQDNNYVLSHYKTELCKKPPRLCRQGYACPYYHNSKDRRRSPHKLKYRALPCPAVKHSDEWGDPSKCESGESCQYCHTRTEQQFHPEIYKSTKCNDMQQSGTCPRGPFCAFAHLEHPSINEEIQQVFLNPSSPLPSGTMMEDTGQGSPGSPQGCIGGAPFAPPSGACIPEQGLRGRLLGEDSPSLDAPLTPWVGDGGYGRAPGFEREDQAKQKTISMEHRSRETTHIHSKQDLMVFLPVGSPLSMSSSVPSSLAATPPSPAPPGPSPGMNANALPFYPTSDTVESVVESALDDLDLNDFGMSALEKSLDSSTAAPIQGGSQLQSSAPVNIPGSFSSSAPFRSPSPSPPVRALTSPFLSAHLPQPGQSEGSFLGPSHSSLGLNGMSCSIWEHLPPAQGSPGTPPTLHPSGLCMEATRLKQEVEDANRVLKHWDHSWRQMAQSWAIMKADAEESRVLASRLTLEAERAQRGEEEAQRQASLLEEALESLQNAENPHLSLHQLQLLHRLPLEAVCSLQAQLCTCLHTVEQAVFRKQRLCCAICGELGSVTLPCQHGLLCEGCASSSECPACAEHQQALGLPS, encoded by the exons ATGGAGACGA GCTCCTGCATCCATGAGACTGACAGCAAGGGGCACTGCAGTAAAAACGGCCCCCACTGTGCCTTTGCCCACGGCTCCCACGACCTACGCAGTCCCGTCTACGACATCAG GGAGGTGCAGATGATCGAGGCGCAGGCCGGCACGGGAGGCATGGAGGGAGCCTCTGGGGATGGGCAGTCGGGACTGGCGGCCAGCACCGCCCTCATAGAGAAGATCCTGGCTGAGGAACCTAGCTGGCAAG ATAACAACTACGTGCTGTCGCATTACAAAACGGAGCTGTGCAAGAAGCCGCCTCGCCTCTGTCGCCAAGGTTACGCCTGTCCGTATTATCACAACAGCAAGGACCGTCGGCGCAGTCCGCACAAACTTAAGTACAG AGCGCTGCCGTGCCCTGCTGTGAAGCACAGTGATGAGTGGGGTGACCCCAGCAAGTGCGAGAGTGGAGAGAGCTGTCAGTACTGCCACACTCGCACTGAGCAGCAGTTCCACCCGGAG ATATATAAGTCGACTAAGTGTAACGACATGCAGCAGTCTGGCACCTGCCCTAGAGGCCCCTTCTGTGCCTTTGCACACTTGGAGC ATCCTAGCATTAATGAGGAAATCCAGCAGGTGTTCCTAAACCCCAGTTCCCCGCTGCCATCAGGGACCATGATGGAAGACACAGGCCAGGGGAGCCCTGGGAGTCCCCAAGGCTGCATTGGTGGCGCTCCTTTTGCCCCCCCTAGTGGTGCATGCATACCAGAGCAAGGCCTCCGAGGGAGGCTGCTTGGTGAGGACTCACCCAGCCTAGATGCCCCTCTGACTCCTTGGGTGGGAGATGGGGGATACGGACGGGCACCAGGCTTTGAGCGAGAGGACCAG gcaaaacagaaaaCTATCTCCATGGAGCATCGCAGCAGAGAGACAACGCACATTCACAGTAAGCAG GACCTGATGGTCTTCCTCCCAGTTGGCAGTCCTCTCAGCATGTCATCCAGCGTGCCCTCCAGCCTGGCTGCCACGCCCCCAAGCCCCGCCCCTCCTGGACCATCTCCTGGCATGAATGCTAATGCGCTACCTTTTTACCCCACCAGTGATACAGTAGAGTCTGTTGTTG AATCAGCTCTGGATGATCTTGACCTGAACGACTTTGGCATGTCCGCACTGGAGAAGAGCCTTGACAGCAGCACTGCAGCCCCCATACAGG GAGGAAGCCAACTACAGAGCTCTGCACCGGTCAACATTCCTGGCTCCTTCAGTAGCTCCGCCCCATTCCGCTCACCCTCACCCTCTCCACCAGTCAGAGCACTAACATCCCCCTTCCTTTCTGCTCACTTGCCGCAACCTGGTCAATCAGAAGGCAGCTTTCTGGGTCCATCACACAGCTCTCTTG GGCTAAATGGGATGAGTTGCAGTATCTGGGAGCACCTCCCTCCAGCACAGGGCTCCCCCGGCACACCCCCGACCCTGCATCCTTCCGGCCTGTGTATGGAGGCAACACGACTAAAACAGGAAGTAGAGGATGCAAACCGGGTGCTGAAGCACTGGGACCACAGCTGGAGGCAGATGGCCCAG TCCTGGGCAATTATGAAGGCAGATGCTGAGGAGTCCCGGGTTCTGGCGAGCCGGCTGACCCTGGAGGCGGAGCGGGCGCAGCGAGGGGAAGAGGAGGCCCAACGGCAGGCCAGTCTCTTGGAAGAGGCCCTGGAGAGTCTGCAGAATGCAGAAAACCCCCACCTGTCCCTGCATCAGCTGCAACTGTTGCACCGTCTGCCCCTTGAGGCTGTGTGCAGTCTCCAGGCACAACTCTGCACCTGCCTGCATACTGTGGAACAG GCAGTATTCAGGAAACAGCGGCTGTGCTGTGCAATTTGTGGTGAGCTGGGCTCAGTCACGTTACCTTGCCAACATGGGCTGCTGTGCGAGGGCTGTGCCAGCTCTAGCGAGTGCCCGGCTTGTGCAGAGCACCAGCAGGCGCTGGGTCTGCCTTCCTGA
- the unk gene encoding RING finger protein unkempt homolog isoform X5: METILCLCVRCPFLHRTAGDTERRYHLRYYKTGSCIHETDSKGHCSKNGPHCAFAHGSHDLRSPVYDIREVQMIEAQAGTGGMEGASGDGQSGLAASTALIEKILAEEPSWQDNNYVLSHYKTELCKKPPRLCRQGYACPYYHNSKDRRRSPHKLKYRALPCPAVKHSDEWGDPSKCESGESCQYCHTRTEQQFHPEIYKSTKCNDMQQSGTCPRGPFCAFAHLEHPSINEEIQQVFLNPSSPLPSGTMMEDTGQGSPGSPQGCIGGAPFAPPSGACIPEQGLRGRLLGEDSPSLDAPLTPWVGDGGYGRAPGFEREDQAKQKTISMEHRSRETTHIHSKQDLMVFLPVGSPLSMSSSVPSSLAATPPSPAPPGPSPGMNANALPFYPTSDTVESVVESALDDLDLNDFGMSALEKSLDSSTAAPIQGGSQLQSSAPVNIPGSFSSSAPFRSPSPSPPVRALTSPFLSAHLPQPGQSEGSFLGPSHSSLGLNGMSCSIWEHLPPAQGSPGTPPTLHPSGLCMEATRLKQEVEDANRVLKHWDHSWRQMAQSWAIMKADAEESRVLASRLTLEAERAQRGEEEAQRQASLLEEALESLQNAENPHLSLHQLQLLHRLPLEAVCSLQAQLCTCLHTVEQAVFRKQRLCCAICGELGSVTLPCQHGLLCEGCASSSECPACAEHQQALGLPS; encoded by the exons ATGGAGACGA TTCTCTGTTTGTGTGTCAGATGCCCTTTCTTGCACCGGACAGCTGGCGATACTGAGCGACGGTATCACCTCCGTTACTACAAAACAGGCTCCTGCATCCATGAGACTGACAGCAAGGGGCACTGCAGTAAAAACGGCCCCCACTGTGCCTTTGCCCACGGCTCCCACGACCTACGCAGTCCCGTCTACGACATCAG GGAGGTGCAGATGATCGAGGCGCAGGCCGGCACGGGAGGCATGGAGGGAGCCTCTGGGGATGGGCAGTCGGGACTGGCGGCCAGCACCGCCCTCATAGAGAAGATCCTGGCTGAGGAACCTAGCTGGCAAG ATAACAACTACGTGCTGTCGCATTACAAAACGGAGCTGTGCAAGAAGCCGCCTCGCCTCTGTCGCCAAGGTTACGCCTGTCCGTATTATCACAACAGCAAGGACCGTCGGCGCAGTCCGCACAAACTTAAGTACAG AGCGCTGCCGTGCCCTGCTGTGAAGCACAGTGATGAGTGGGGTGACCCCAGCAAGTGCGAGAGTGGAGAGAGCTGTCAGTACTGCCACACTCGCACTGAGCAGCAGTTCCACCCGGAG ATATATAAGTCGACTAAGTGTAACGACATGCAGCAGTCTGGCACCTGCCCTAGAGGCCCCTTCTGTGCCTTTGCACACTTGGAGC ATCCTAGCATTAATGAGGAAATCCAGCAGGTGTTCCTAAACCCCAGTTCCCCGCTGCCATCAGGGACCATGATGGAAGACACAGGCCAGGGGAGCCCTGGGAGTCCCCAAGGCTGCATTGGTGGCGCTCCTTTTGCCCCCCCTAGTGGTGCATGCATACCAGAGCAAGGCCTCCGAGGGAGGCTGCTTGGTGAGGACTCACCCAGCCTAGATGCCCCTCTGACTCCTTGGGTGGGAGATGGGGGATACGGACGGGCACCAGGCTTTGAGCGAGAGGACCAG gcaaaacagaaaaCTATCTCCATGGAGCATCGCAGCAGAGAGACAACGCACATTCACAGTAAGCAG GACCTGATGGTCTTCCTCCCAGTTGGCAGTCCTCTCAGCATGTCATCCAGCGTGCCCTCCAGCCTGGCTGCCACGCCCCCAAGCCCCGCCCCTCCTGGACCATCTCCTGGCATGAATGCTAATGCGCTACCTTTTTACCCCACCAGTGATACAGTAGAGTCTGTTGTTG AATCAGCTCTGGATGATCTTGACCTGAACGACTTTGGCATGTCCGCACTGGAGAAGAGCCTTGACAGCAGCACTGCAGCCCCCATACAGG GAGGAAGCCAACTACAGAGCTCTGCACCGGTCAACATTCCTGGCTCCTTCAGTAGCTCCGCCCCATTCCGCTCACCCTCACCCTCTCCACCAGTCAGAGCACTAACATCCCCCTTCCTTTCTGCTCACTTGCCGCAACCTGGTCAATCAGAAGGCAGCTTTCTGGGTCCATCACACAGCTCTCTTG GGCTAAATGGGATGAGTTGCAGTATCTGGGAGCACCTCCCTCCAGCACAGGGCTCCCCCGGCACACCCCCGACCCTGCATCCTTCCGGCCTGTGTATGGAGGCAACACGACTAAAACAGGAAGTAGAGGATGCAAACCGGGTGCTGAAGCACTGGGACCACAGCTGGAGGCAGATGGCCCAG TCCTGGGCAATTATGAAGGCAGATGCTGAGGAGTCCCGGGTTCTGGCGAGCCGGCTGACCCTGGAGGCGGAGCGGGCGCAGCGAGGGGAAGAGGAGGCCCAACGGCAGGCCAGTCTCTTGGAAGAGGCCCTGGAGAGTCTGCAGAATGCAGAAAACCCCCACCTGTCCCTGCATCAGCTGCAACTGTTGCACCGTCTGCCCCTTGAGGCTGTGTGCAGTCTCCAGGCACAACTCTGCACCTGCCTGCATACTGTGGAACAG GCAGTATTCAGGAAACAGCGGCTGTGCTGTGCAATTTGTGGTGAGCTGGGCTCAGTCACGTTACCTTGCCAACATGGGCTGCTGTGCGAGGGCTGTGCCAGCTCTAGCGAGTGCCCGGCTTGTGCAGAGCACCAGCAGGCGCTGGGTCTGCCTTCCTGA
- the unk gene encoding RING finger protein unkempt homolog isoform X3, with the protein MSKAAIQANSTSGTAASAGPSSSSSSSSSAGGSTSPANVLHVQPEKPQHYTAAAVRFGAETARSTTVRTSTAPNTTRAREPAPMETSSCIHETDSKGHCSKNGPHCAFAHGSHDLRSPVYDIREVQMIEAQAGTGGMEGASGDGQSGLAASTALIEKILAEEPSWQDNNYVLSHYKTELCKKPPRLCRQGYACPYYHNSKDRRRSPHKLKYRALPCPAVKHSDEWGDPSKCESGESCQYCHTRTEQQFHPEIYKSTKCNDMQQSGTCPRGPFCAFAHLEHPSINEEIQQVFLNPSSPLPSGTMMEDTGQGSPGSPQGCIGGAPFAPPSGACIPEQGLRGRLLGEDSPSLDAPLTPWVGDGGYGRAPGFEREDQAKQKTISMEHRSRETTHIHSKQDLMVFLPVGSPLSMSSSVPSSLAATPPSPAPPGPSPGMNANALPFYPTSDTVESVVESALDDLDLNDFGMSALEKSLDSSTAAPIQGGSQLQSSAPVNIPGSFSSSAPFRSPSPSPPVRALTSPFLSAHLPQPGQSEGSFLGPSHSSLGLNGMSCSIWEHLPPAQGSPGTPPTLHPSGLCMEATRLKQEVEDANRVLKHWDHSWRQMAQSWAIMKADAEESRVLASRLTLEAERAQRGEEEAQRQASLLEEALESLQNAENPHLSLHQLQLLHRLPLEAVCSLQAQLCTCLHTVEQAVFRKQRLCCAICGELGSVTLPCQHGLLCEGCASSSECPACAEHQQALGLPS; encoded by the exons ATGTCGAAGGCGGCCATACAGGCCAATTCCACTTCGGGGACTGCAGCCAGTGCCGGACCTTCCTCctcatcttcttcttcctcgTCAGCTGGCGGCTCGACGTCTCCCGCTAACGTACTGCACGTACAGCCCGAGAAACCGCAGCACTACAC CGCCGCCGCCGTCCGGTTCGGCGCAGAGACGGCACGTTCAACTACAGTCCGGACATCTACTGCACCAAATACGACGAGGGCACGGGAACCTGCCCCGATGGAGACGA GCTCCTGCATCCATGAGACTGACAGCAAGGGGCACTGCAGTAAAAACGGCCCCCACTGTGCCTTTGCCCACGGCTCCCACGACCTACGCAGTCCCGTCTACGACATCAG GGAGGTGCAGATGATCGAGGCGCAGGCCGGCACGGGAGGCATGGAGGGAGCCTCTGGGGATGGGCAGTCGGGACTGGCGGCCAGCACCGCCCTCATAGAGAAGATCCTGGCTGAGGAACCTAGCTGGCAAG ATAACAACTACGTGCTGTCGCATTACAAAACGGAGCTGTGCAAGAAGCCGCCTCGCCTCTGTCGCCAAGGTTACGCCTGTCCGTATTATCACAACAGCAAGGACCGTCGGCGCAGTCCGCACAAACTTAAGTACAG AGCGCTGCCGTGCCCTGCTGTGAAGCACAGTGATGAGTGGGGTGACCCCAGCAAGTGCGAGAGTGGAGAGAGCTGTCAGTACTGCCACACTCGCACTGAGCAGCAGTTCCACCCGGAG ATATATAAGTCGACTAAGTGTAACGACATGCAGCAGTCTGGCACCTGCCCTAGAGGCCCCTTCTGTGCCTTTGCACACTTGGAGC ATCCTAGCATTAATGAGGAAATCCAGCAGGTGTTCCTAAACCCCAGTTCCCCGCTGCCATCAGGGACCATGATGGAAGACACAGGCCAGGGGAGCCCTGGGAGTCCCCAAGGCTGCATTGGTGGCGCTCCTTTTGCCCCCCCTAGTGGTGCATGCATACCAGAGCAAGGCCTCCGAGGGAGGCTGCTTGGTGAGGACTCACCCAGCCTAGATGCCCCTCTGACTCCTTGGGTGGGAGATGGGGGATACGGACGGGCACCAGGCTTTGAGCGAGAGGACCAG gcaaaacagaaaaCTATCTCCATGGAGCATCGCAGCAGAGAGACAACGCACATTCACAGTAAGCAG GACCTGATGGTCTTCCTCCCAGTTGGCAGTCCTCTCAGCATGTCATCCAGCGTGCCCTCCAGCCTGGCTGCCACGCCCCCAAGCCCCGCCCCTCCTGGACCATCTCCTGGCATGAATGCTAATGCGCTACCTTTTTACCCCACCAGTGATACAGTAGAGTCTGTTGTTG AATCAGCTCTGGATGATCTTGACCTGAACGACTTTGGCATGTCCGCACTGGAGAAGAGCCTTGACAGCAGCACTGCAGCCCCCATACAGG GAGGAAGCCAACTACAGAGCTCTGCACCGGTCAACATTCCTGGCTCCTTCAGTAGCTCCGCCCCATTCCGCTCACCCTCACCCTCTCCACCAGTCAGAGCACTAACATCCCCCTTCCTTTCTGCTCACTTGCCGCAACCTGGTCAATCAGAAGGCAGCTTTCTGGGTCCATCACACAGCTCTCTTG GGCTAAATGGGATGAGTTGCAGTATCTGGGAGCACCTCCCTCCAGCACAGGGCTCCCCCGGCACACCCCCGACCCTGCATCCTTCCGGCCTGTGTATGGAGGCAACACGACTAAAACAGGAAGTAGAGGATGCAAACCGGGTGCTGAAGCACTGGGACCACAGCTGGAGGCAGATGGCCCAG TCCTGGGCAATTATGAAGGCAGATGCTGAGGAGTCCCGGGTTCTGGCGAGCCGGCTGACCCTGGAGGCGGAGCGGGCGCAGCGAGGGGAAGAGGAGGCCCAACGGCAGGCCAGTCTCTTGGAAGAGGCCCTGGAGAGTCTGCAGAATGCAGAAAACCCCCACCTGTCCCTGCATCAGCTGCAACTGTTGCACCGTCTGCCCCTTGAGGCTGTGTGCAGTCTCCAGGCACAACTCTGCACCTGCCTGCATACTGTGGAACAG GCAGTATTCAGGAAACAGCGGCTGTGCTGTGCAATTTGTGGTGAGCTGGGCTCAGTCACGTTACCTTGCCAACATGGGCTGCTGTGCGAGGGCTGTGCCAGCTCTAGCGAGTGCCCGGCTTGTGCAGAGCACCAGCAGGCGCTGGGTCTGCCTTCCTGA
- the unk gene encoding RING finger protein unkempt homolog isoform X2, with amino-acid sequence MSKAAIQANSTSGTAASAGPSSSSSSSSSAGGSTSPANVLHVQPEKPQHYTAAAVRFGAETARSTTVRTSTAPNTTRAREPAPMETILCLCVRCPFLHRTAGDTERRYHLRYYKTGSCIHETDSKGHCSKNGPHCAFAHGSHDLRSPVYDIREVQMIEAQAGTGGMEGASGDGQSGLAASTALIEKILAEEPSWQDNNYVLSHYKTELCKKPPRLCRQGYACPYYHNSKDRRRSPHKLKYRALPCPAVKHSDEWGDPSKCESGESCQYCHTRTEQQFHPEIYKSTKCNDMQQSGTCPRGPFCAFAHLEHPSINEEIQQVFLNPSSPLPSGTMMEDTGQGSPGSPQGCIGGAPFAPPSGACIPEQGLRGRLLGEDSPSLDAPLTPWVGDGGYGRAPGFEREDQAKQKTISMEHRSRETTHIHSKQDLMVFLPVGSPLSMSSSVPSSLAATPPSPAPPGPSPGMNANALPFYPTSDTVESVVESALDDLDLNDFGMSALEKSLDSSTAAPIQGGSQLQSSAPVNIPGSFSSSAPFRSPSPSPPVRALTSPFLSAHLPQPGQSEGSFLGPSHSSLGLNGMSCSIWEHLPPAQGSPGTPPTLHPSGLCMEATRLKQEVEDANRVLKHWDHSWRQMAQSWAIMKADAEESRVLASRLTLEAERAQRGEEEAQRQASLLEEALESLQNAENPHLSLHQLQLLHRLPLEAVCSLQAQLCTCLHTVEQAVFRKQRLCCAICGELGSVTLPCQHGLLCEGCASSSECPACAEHQQALGLPS; translated from the exons ATGTCGAAGGCGGCCATACAGGCCAATTCCACTTCGGGGACTGCAGCCAGTGCCGGACCTTCCTCctcatcttcttcttcctcgTCAGCTGGCGGCTCGACGTCTCCCGCTAACGTACTGCACGTACAGCCCGAGAAACCGCAGCACTACAC CGCCGCCGCCGTCCGGTTCGGCGCAGAGACGGCACGTTCAACTACAGTCCGGACATCTACTGCACCAAATACGACGAGGGCACGGGAACCTGCCCCGATGGAGACGA TTCTCTGTTTGTGTGTCAGATGCCCTTTCTTGCACCGGACAGCTGGCGATACTGAGCGACGGTATCACCTCCGTTACTACAAAACAGGCTCCTGCATCCATGAGACTGACAGCAAGGGGCACTGCAGTAAAAACGGCCCCCACTGTGCCTTTGCCCACGGCTCCCACGACCTACGCAGTCCCGTCTACGACATCAG GGAGGTGCAGATGATCGAGGCGCAGGCCGGCACGGGAGGCATGGAGGGAGCCTCTGGGGATGGGCAGTCGGGACTGGCGGCCAGCACCGCCCTCATAGAGAAGATCCTGGCTGAGGAACCTAGCTGGCAAG ATAACAACTACGTGCTGTCGCATTACAAAACGGAGCTGTGCAAGAAGCCGCCTCGCCTCTGTCGCCAAGGTTACGCCTGTCCGTATTATCACAACAGCAAGGACCGTCGGCGCAGTCCGCACAAACTTAAGTACAG AGCGCTGCCGTGCCCTGCTGTGAAGCACAGTGATGAGTGGGGTGACCCCAGCAAGTGCGAGAGTGGAGAGAGCTGTCAGTACTGCCACACTCGCACTGAGCAGCAGTTCCACCCGGAG ATATATAAGTCGACTAAGTGTAACGACATGCAGCAGTCTGGCACCTGCCCTAGAGGCCCCTTCTGTGCCTTTGCACACTTGGAGC ATCCTAGCATTAATGAGGAAATCCAGCAGGTGTTCCTAAACCCCAGTTCCCCGCTGCCATCAGGGACCATGATGGAAGACACAGGCCAGGGGAGCCCTGGGAGTCCCCAAGGCTGCATTGGTGGCGCTCCTTTTGCCCCCCCTAGTGGTGCATGCATACCAGAGCAAGGCCTCCGAGGGAGGCTGCTTGGTGAGGACTCACCCAGCCTAGATGCCCCTCTGACTCCTTGGGTGGGAGATGGGGGATACGGACGGGCACCAGGCTTTGAGCGAGAGGACCAG gcaaaacagaaaaCTATCTCCATGGAGCATCGCAGCAGAGAGACAACGCACATTCACAGTAAGCAG GACCTGATGGTCTTCCTCCCAGTTGGCAGTCCTCTCAGCATGTCATCCAGCGTGCCCTCCAGCCTGGCTGCCACGCCCCCAAGCCCCGCCCCTCCTGGACCATCTCCTGGCATGAATGCTAATGCGCTACCTTTTTACCCCACCAGTGATACAGTAGAGTCTGTTGTTG AATCAGCTCTGGATGATCTTGACCTGAACGACTTTGGCATGTCCGCACTGGAGAAGAGCCTTGACAGCAGCACTGCAGCCCCCATACAGG GAGGAAGCCAACTACAGAGCTCTGCACCGGTCAACATTCCTGGCTCCTTCAGTAGCTCCGCCCCATTCCGCTCACCCTCACCCTCTCCACCAGTCAGAGCACTAACATCCCCCTTCCTTTCTGCTCACTTGCCGCAACCTGGTCAATCAGAAGGCAGCTTTCTGGGTCCATCACACAGCTCTCTTG GGCTAAATGGGATGAGTTGCAGTATCTGGGAGCACCTCCCTCCAGCACAGGGCTCCCCCGGCACACCCCCGACCCTGCATCCTTCCGGCCTGTGTATGGAGGCAACACGACTAAAACAGGAAGTAGAGGATGCAAACCGGGTGCTGAAGCACTGGGACCACAGCTGGAGGCAGATGGCCCAG TCCTGGGCAATTATGAAGGCAGATGCTGAGGAGTCCCGGGTTCTGGCGAGCCGGCTGACCCTGGAGGCGGAGCGGGCGCAGCGAGGGGAAGAGGAGGCCCAACGGCAGGCCAGTCTCTTGGAAGAGGCCCTGGAGAGTCTGCAGAATGCAGAAAACCCCCACCTGTCCCTGCATCAGCTGCAACTGTTGCACCGTCTGCCCCTTGAGGCTGTGTGCAGTCTCCAGGCACAACTCTGCACCTGCCTGCATACTGTGGAACAG GCAGTATTCAGGAAACAGCGGCTGTGCTGTGCAATTTGTGGTGAGCTGGGCTCAGTCACGTTACCTTGCCAACATGGGCTGCTGTGCGAGGGCTGTGCCAGCTCTAGCGAGTGCCCGGCTTGTGCAGAGCACCAGCAGGCGCTGGGTCTGCCTTCCTGA